The Capra hircus breed San Clemente chromosome 25, ASM170441v1, whole genome shotgun sequence nucleotide sequence GCGCGGTCCCCCACTCGGCCGCCCCCCGCGCCGCTCCCCCGGCCCAGGCGGACCCCAGACACGATCCCACATCCCCGACCCCAGGAGCAGTCCCCAGCTCCAATCCCAGGCACGGCCCCCCGCCCCAGGcggagccccccacccccgacctcaGGCGAAGCTACCCATCCCAGACCGCAGGTGTGATCCCCAGTCTCATAGGCGACCTCTCAAAGTTCagacctctccccacctcccttccctctccccttgccCCGCCTCCCTTTTCCCTCATCCGTCTCCCTCCACTCCCCTCCACCGCCGCCCTGGAAGCCCACGCGCGTTCCTCGGATCCCTGGAATGATTCGTCAATGCCAGACACGGTCCCCGACCCCAGGCACGACCCTGCAGAATCCAGACGCGGATTGGCCCAGGGCGCAGCTGGCCCATCTCGGAGCTGAGGCGTGACACCCACTCCGATTCCAGACGGTCCCAGGCGGCCGCTCCCCCAGAGCCCAGGAGAGTCTCCCGGATCTCAGGCGCGTCCCCTCAGACCCCGCGCGCAGCCCCCCTCATATGGAACACAGACACGACCTCCGGGACTGCAGGCGCGCCCCGGACAAGCCCCGGTACCAGCCCCGAGCCAAGGAGGCAGCCGGAGTCCAGATGGCCGCCCTTCCCTCGAGCCCAGGCGCGGTCCCCCATCCCCAACCACGGGCGCATTCTCGGAGGCCCCGACCCACGGCCCCAGGCGCTGTTCTACGGTCCCCAACCCAGGTGCGTGGACCCCCGAACCCGTCCCCCAGGCCCCAAGCCCAGGTGCCACTCCAGAACCTGGGCGCCGCCTCCTGAGCTCAAGCGGCGGCAGCCGAGGAGGATGGCGGTCCACCCTCCAGAGCCCAGGCATCGCGCGGAGGCCGGGGGGCCGGTTGGCTAGGGGCCGGCAGGTGAGAGGCGGGGGCGCGGGAACCGGCGGGGGGCGGCGCGGGGCCCCAGGCCGCGCCCGGCGGCAGCTCCCAGGCCCGGGGGCGCGGGGGCGCGGGCGCGCGGGCCCGAGGAGCGCGGGgccgccccctgccccgcccccgctCCTGCCGCGGCCGGCCGGGGCACTGACCTGTAGTGGGTCGGCTTCTCCGTCTGCGGGGGGGACCCGCtcagcgccgccgccgccgctttCGAAACCGACGGCATTTTCAGTCAAAACAATGCAGCGCGCATGCGCCGCGCGCGCCCGCCCCCGCCTCTCCGGATCTCCCCCCGCGCCGAGCCCACCCGCGCCCCCCGCCCGGCCGGCCACGCCCTCCCGCCACGCCACACCCGCGCGCCACGCCCCCATCCGGCGCCCTGCGCGGAGCTGCCGGCCCTGGGCGCCTCCGCTCACCCCGCGCCCGGAGGGGACGCGCAAGCACCCCGGACCCCGCCGCGCCCCGAGCCCGCAGTCCCGGCCGGCCGCCCCCACCCACTTCCGCGGGGTCCCCGAAGTCCGCGTTCACGGCCCATCCCGCACCCGCTCAGTCCGCGGCCCCGCTGCAGCCTTCACCCCAGCAGGGCTGCCCACGCGCTCCGCACGCCGCACAGCGCCCTGCGCAACTCCAAGCTCCGAGACAGAGGACAGGTCTCGAGTAAAGACAGCGCAGCCCGGCTGTCACACGCGCCCTCACTCATTCTGTGACCCCGGGGGGATGCTGAGACCGCGAAGAGTGGCTCCAGTTGCTTAGGGCTCGGTGTGGGAGACAAGGGAGCGGAGAGGCCTGACTGCTCACTGGTACCCTGGTTCTTTTAGGCGTAGGAACAGGGTCCTAAAATTAGAATGTGGTAGTGGTTGCTCCCTGCGAACGTACTGAAAATTTTCACTTGTTTACTTTAAATGGGTAAATATGAACTGCATATCAATAGAGCTGATTTTTTAGAATCCAAAGGCGCGAAGTCAAGAGGGAGACCAGACACACACCCTTTGCCAAAAGGGTGGAAGGGGATACACAGAGGGCGGAAACTCCGCGGCAGGCAGCATCCGCCCCCCACCCTCGCTCCTGGCCCCCGTCAAGACTCACACGGAGGTCCAACTCAGTGGTCCCTGAAGGAAGAAGCACAGTTTgcatttgagaaagaagaacccaGGCCCAGAgtatattattttgtaaatatgtaGCAtaagagacatttttttttttttttttgcagggctgggtggcttgtgggattttagttcacCGACCAGGAATTTAACCGAGccctgcagagtcctaaccactggacctccagggaattcccagttcagttcagtcgctcagtcatgtccgactctttgcgaccccatgaatcgcagcacgccaggcctccctgtccatcaccaactcccggagttcactcagactcgcgtccatcgagtcagtgatgtcatccagccatctcttcctcggtcgtccccttctcctcctgcctccaatccctcccagcatcaccagggaattcccaagacctGTTAAATGTTCAGCCTCGCCAGTAATTTTTCTTAATGCAAATTAAACAAAGAAGGGGGCTTCCCAAGGCAGTGCTAGTcctaaagaacctgactgccaatgcaggagacaagggttcgagccctgggtcgggaagatcccctgaaggaggaaacggcaagccattccagtcttcttgtctggagaatccccgtggacagaagagcctggtgggctatagtccatagggtcgaaaagagtcagacacgactgaagcaacttagaacgcACAAATAAGAGCTCTTGGAACAGGCACTTTTGTTCTTATTCTGAACAGAAAACCAACAACACTCTAACCTGCAGCAAGAATACCCTTGAAGGAACTGTGGCTAGAAGGAAAGGGTATGGATTTTTATGGAAAACTAATTTGTTCCATTTCTAGAAACTCCAacctaaaaaagaatgagattcaAAGATGTACAAAGATATCAGAGTTACTTGGCATAAACTTAAGAGCACCTCGCAGAGAATAAAAATGCTGAGAATTGTTAAGAAAAATGCTCCTCCTTATGTGACAAGACAAAGCAAGATATAGCAGTTCCGTACATTAGTTCCCAAGAATATAAGTTCCTGTTGTTTTTTCAAATACAAGTAATACAGTAAAATAGTATAAACTATCATTGGTGGTGGGATGAATGACCTACCATCTTTATATGTTCACATTGGCTAAAAAATCTACTTCTACAAACTGTACATTGAAACCTggaaattaaaatggcaaaaaatgaaCAACATGACATTTTTTAAGGAAATCAAGCAGGAGAATGAAACAGGGCCCGTGAATTCTTTGGAAGACAAAACAGATCAGACTGCCAGGATGTAGGGAATGAGAAAGAAGCCTAGGATAATTCCAAGGTCCCAACCTGGGAAGGATACAAAGAAACAGGTTTGGGAGAGCTGAATTCTGTTTCCAAGCTAAGGAGTTTGAAGCACCTGTGAAGTCCagtggagaggcagagagagccgtgtgtgtgcgtgctcagccgtgtccgactctttgcgaccccgtggactgctgcccaccaggctcctttgtccatgggattctccaggcaagaatactggagtgggttgccatttccttctccaggggatcttcccgacccagggatggaacccttgtctcctgcagattctttaccactgagccaccagggaagcccacatacagAGAGCCATACTGGGCTTAAAAAAGGGCTCAAGATAAAGAAATCTGGGCATCTTTAAAACAatgcctccttttcctcctcactCAAGAGGCACCTTCCTTGAAGAGAATTGGGATAGGCTGTAAAGACTGTCATTTTTTGGACTTTTGAAGAATGTTCTTAAAAGGCTGGGATAGTACCCAGACACATACAAAAAACAGCACAGCTGCTTAGATCATCGACCTCAGTAACTTTtcctgggattaaaaaaaaaaaaattgtctctatCTTCTGCCCAAAAGCGTTCAAAGCAGTTATCTCTAGGTGGTAGGACTACTAGTGTTTCCAATTCTCGTCTTTCTGCTTACCACAGTGTCTAACTTTTCCAAATATAGCTTATTGCTTTGATCACATGaaagttaattttaatgaaaacaaaatatcttAGTTCTTTCTTGCAGGAGCTAGTGAGAGTAAAGCCAGGATTCAGGTCTGAATGACTTGCTCAAACAAAATGGTTCACAACCAAAAAGGTCACAATCCAAAAAGGTCACTCCAGGCCAGAGAAAGGACGTCTTAATTCTCTGCTACTAGTGGAACTGAGGATGTAGCCTGAGCTATGATTAGGCCAATCTTTTCAAATCTTGgtctcttcatctttaaaaaaatgaatatacttgACTCATTTGCCGCTCCCTAACAAGCATAATTTACCAAGGTGGGCCAGCCACTTAGAGCACTTCTGCAGAGGTCTTGCAAGCAACCGGTACACTGCCATAGTCAGTGGTCTTCAATCCCAGTGAGAGAAATTTCCAGTTAACTTTGGCACCAAAAAAGTCAAGATAAAATGTTCTACTAAAATGGCAGTAAATAAAATCATCCCTTTACGCATCGTGTATTTAATCCAGAATTAAGCACGTTTCCTACTAAGCAGTACTTTGAGAAACAATCATTTACAGACCCAAAATACTGTAAGttgtcaataaaaatatttaccagGTTTACTCTACTCACAAAGTTATTGccttgctaaaaataaaaatgtacagaGAGCTGAGAAAGCTCATTATTTCTGGTATTGTTTGATCATATTCCACCAGTTACATTTAGGTTTCTTTCCTCAGCTCATATTCTGGGAGGCGGAAAAAAAGGAATTGAAATGACTAGACGGCTCCCTTTCTTAAAATGAAGTGGCTTAACTTCACATTAccaacttaaaattttattgtttgttaAACTAACATTGATTTATACACATCACAGTACACTGTAAGATACAATGTTTAACTCTTCTGCCAGTCACTCTGTCTCAGAAAGTGGATCACACTGGACTACAGGTGTCACTACGTTGCTTTGTAAACATGATAATGTACGAAGACACCACAAATCCAACAGCGCATGCTGCGACCTAAACCTTTCCATGGACCTGAGAAAGCTTTCCGACGTATTCGATGGGAAAAGAGCATCAGACAAGGAGCCGGTTCCGATCTGCTGACATCCTGTGTCGCCTTCAAGGGGTCAGCTTGGCCAGGTGGGTCATCCAGGTCCCTCAGTCTCAGGACGCGTGTAATAACGGGGACAGAAACGGTCAAGCACGACGCCAAAGCCTAAGGGCGGAGGTCTGTTGCTTCGCTCCTGGCACCCCATTAAGTCCTCGCCCCGTGGGCCACCGGAGCTCCAGGCTCTTCAGAAGTGTCGCTAGGCTCCGGTACCTCTTCCAGCAACATCCGTCTCAACCACCGGTCCGCGCTGGTCTCCTTCCTGAAGAAGCACCAAATGACCAGACCCATGAGGGACAGGCTTAAGGGCAGCACCACCCACCAGGATCGCTGCTGCCCGGTTCCCAGGGACTGCTTCACTGTCCAGCGGCGCGGCGCGGCTCTGCTGGAGGAAAACCGAAGGGGCAGGTGAGGATCATCCTCTTCGTCGCCCTCGGCCGCGAGCTGGGCTCGAGCCCGGCCGCTGGGCGGCGGAGGCGGGCTTCGGGAAGCCCAGCGCACGAGCCTCAGCGCCCGGAGCGCCCTGGAAGAGAGAAAGCAGTGAGCGCGCGCGCCCGCCCCTTCCGCCCGAAGTCCCGCCGAGACCCCGTGCAGCTCACCCGGCCGCCGGCGCGGACATAACGCCGCTCCTCGCGACCCCGGCTCCGCGCTCGGCGCCGCCGCGCGCCGCAATCCTGTCACTTCCGTCGCACGAAGCCGGAAGTTCGGTGCTGTTCCGGGCCTCCGCGCACGACTACAGAACGTGGGTCCCCGCTCGCGCAGCGGAAATGACTCACGTCCTCCTGCAACCTCTTCCGTAGCAGGCCCGCCCCCGGTCGGCCGCGCGGGCATGCCGGGAAATGTAGTTCACGGCCGGCCCGAGGCGGCGCTAGCCTTCCTCGAACTGGGCTTGCGCCCCAGGGCTGAAGCCTGTCTGCGGGGACGGGGCTTTAGCATGGTGCTCCGAACAGCTCGCCTCAGCGCGGGTCCCCCGATGACGGCCCACACTACGCACCCCTCCCGCCGTGACGGCGCAGCCCCGGACGCCTCTTCCCCCCGCCTCGCGCCGCTGTCTTGCTCTCTTCGTGGGACTTCAGTCCGTCCCGTGTCGACTAGTGTCCCCGGCCCCGGGGCCGCGGGCCCGCACCCAGCCCTCGCGCTCTGCGGGCTCTGAGCTGCGCAGCCGTCGCCGCATATACACCATCCGCCCTGCTTGGCAGGCGCACTGCTCAGCCGCAGGACCGTGGGCCTCACCCACGGCACCAGGGCACGCCCGTGGCCCTCCCCACGGAGCCGACGGGCACTCGGGCACGTTTCCCTCTTCAGGCCAGCGGGACCACCTGTGGAGCGCCATTGTTGTGGATGGAGGCTACAGCGTGCTCCTCGGGGACCTTCCGGTCCACCTGCAGGAGTCAGGCCGGGAGAGGCAGCCCTGAGCTGTCCCGGGACTCCCTGTCTACCCTGTTCCCCAGTCAGCTCTATAGGGAAGCTACCTATAGAGGATGTCAGCCTTCAAGGCAAACTGGCGCTGGGTCAGCTGAGCCGTCCTGTCTGGAGACCACATAGGAGGACCCAGGCATCACCACAGACTCTGTGACGATGTGGGAatgtgctggggtgggggtgagggggcacTTGGTGACAAAATCAGATTACAAGGCCACCTTGTGAGCTGtgacatttgaaaaacaaaaagcaaaacatgagagggggctttttttttttttttttggtcagttttcCCTCAACTCCTTTCAgggtgtgttgaaggtcagcCACTATGGTGGTTAGTGACCTCATTTTTGCAGAACTAGGTGGGGAGACAATCTTTGGTTGGCAGCTGTAATTTGCTGCCTCCCTGGTTCAGCGCCTTTGCCTCAAGCATATTCTGCACCTGCTTCCTGGTGGG carries:
- the C25H16orf91 gene encoding protein CCSMST1; amino-acid sequence: MSAPAAGALRALRLVRWASRSPPPPPSGRARAQLAAEGDEEDDPHLPLRFSSSRAAPRRWTVKQSLGTGQQRSWWVVLPLSLSLMGLVIWCFFRKETSADRWLRRMLLEEVPEPSDTSEEPGAPVAHGART